In a single window of the uncultured Dysgonomonas sp. genome:
- a CDS encoding porin family protein, with the protein MKLKSYNILFTLLLISAFSASISAQIQDKKPLDLSFLLGFNIGGTAPLPLPAEVRKIESYNPKFNPQLGFNVIYSLDDRWGIGAGATLDWKGMRVRDEVKYMKTSVVLTEDGSRLSGYFVGKNMTNVDMTYLTIPIYGTYNFNNRWQVRLGIYAARTLSSKFNGRVYDGYMRIDTPVGQRQEIDGEGATFDFSDDTRDYDFGLLGGGEFRLTNRVGIYGSLTWGLVPYFYSGTNPIEFKMHNIYGTIGITYRLK; encoded by the coding sequence ATGAAATTGAAATCTTACAATATACTATTTACTTTACTTCTTATATCAGCATTTTCGGCAAGTATATCCGCCCAGATACAGGATAAGAAACCGCTAGATTTGTCATTCCTCCTGGGGTTTAATATTGGAGGTACAGCGCCGCTTCCTCTGCCTGCCGAGGTAAGAAAAATTGAAAGCTACAATCCGAAGTTTAACCCGCAATTAGGATTTAATGTAATATACAGTCTCGATGACAGATGGGGCATTGGAGCAGGCGCCACCCTCGACTGGAAAGGAATGAGAGTAAGAGACGAAGTGAAATATATGAAGACTAGCGTTGTACTTACCGAAGATGGCAGCCGTCTTAGCGGTTATTTTGTAGGAAAGAATATGACCAATGTAGACATGACCTACCTCACCATACCCATCTATGGAACATACAACTTTAACAACAGGTGGCAGGTACGTTTGGGTATATATGCCGCAAGGACACTATCGTCTAAGTTTAACGGAAGAGTTTATGATGGCTATATGCGTATAGATACTCCTGTGGGACAAAGGCAGGAAATAGACGGAGAGGGAGCCACATTCGACTTTAGCGATGATACCCGTGACTACGATTTCGGATTATTGGGCGGAGGCGAATTCCGCCTTACAAACCGTGTGGGAATCTACGGGAGCCTTACATGGGGATTAGTTCCTTATTTTTATTCGGGAACAAACCCAATCGAATTCAAAATGCACAATATCTATGGCACGATAGGTATAACATACAGATTGAAATAA
- a CDS encoding HAD family phosphatase, with the protein MTKISTVLFDFDGVIADTEPQYDIHIEDLGERYNLGIENFALQVKGTTSPDILKKYFSHLPQGELDKIAKELEDFELNMDFPLVDGVMDFIKYLKENNYKTGIVTSSQDFKMKRALDILQLSDTFDVVVTAARITEGKPNPMCYKLAAQDLNSSPAECIVFEDSLHGIRAGQDAGMKVIGLSTTIPHEVLIERTENVVPNFSDIQQIIKYLN; encoded by the coding sequence ATGACTAAAATTTCAACGGTTCTTTTCGATTTCGACGGAGTTATTGCTGACACCGAACCTCAATATGATATCCATATCGAAGATTTAGGTGAAAGATACAATCTGGGTATAGAAAACTTTGCATTACAGGTCAAAGGCACTACTTCACCCGATATACTGAAAAAGTATTTCAGCCACTTACCTCAGGGAGAACTAGACAAGATAGCTAAAGAACTGGAAGATTTTGAACTCAATATGGATTTTCCACTGGTAGACGGTGTGATGGATTTTATCAAATACCTGAAAGAAAACAACTACAAAACAGGTATAGTTACCAGTTCTCAGGATTTCAAAATGAAAAGGGCACTCGATATTCTTCAATTATCCGATACGTTCGATGTAGTAGTCACTGCCGCGCGTATCACCGAAGGAAAACCTAATCCGATGTGTTACAAACTGGCTGCTCAGGACCTGAATTCTTCTCCGGCTGAATGTATTGTCTTTGAGGACTCACTGCATGGCATACGGGCAGGACAAGATGCGGGAATGAAAGTAATCGGCCTGTCGACTACTATACCGCACGAAGTACTGATAGAAAGAACAGAGAATGTTGTTCCAAACTTTTCTGATATACAGCAGATTATCAAATATCTGAACTGA
- a CDS encoding NUDIX domain-containing protein, which produces MPEEIFPLVDETGNIIGQAPRSVCHDGSKLLHPVIHLHIFNSDGELYLQKRSATKDVQPNKWDSSVAGHIDLDETPKKAACREAGEELGLSGIEPIFIIKYIIETDRERELSYCFYAIYNGVFVLNRDELADGRFWKIEEIQSNLGKDIFTTNFELDFIKFLNKGLNGISSDI; this is translated from the coding sequence ATGCCGGAAGAAATTTTTCCGCTTGTTGACGAAACAGGCAATATAATCGGACAGGCACCGCGCAGTGTCTGCCACGATGGTTCGAAGCTTTTACATCCTGTTATTCATTTGCATATATTCAATTCGGATGGAGAATTGTATTTGCAAAAACGTTCTGCGACTAAAGATGTACAGCCCAACAAATGGGACTCGTCGGTCGCCGGACATATCGATTTGGATGAAACGCCGAAGAAGGCAGCTTGTCGTGAAGCCGGGGAAGAATTAGGGCTTTCCGGTATAGAGCCGATATTCATCATAAAATATATTATAGAAACGGATCGGGAACGGGAACTAAGTTATTGTTTCTATGCGATATATAATGGTGTATTCGTGTTAAACAGAGATGAGCTGGCGGACGGACGCTTCTGGAAGATAGAAGAAATCCAGTCCAATTTGGGTAAAGATATTTTTACGACAAACTTTGAACTGGATTTTATTAAGTTTCTGAACAAGGGACTGAACGGAATCAGTTCAGATATTTGA
- a CDS encoding rhodanese-related sulfurtransferase: MQLYNTLSADERAILIDNAGLLRLTLSFYTYAHIQDPQAFRDELFIRWNELDVLGRIYVAKEGINAQLSLPAANMEAFKDFLDTYPFMKGIRLNVAVEHDNKSFLKLKIKVRDKIVADGLNDDTFDPTDIGTHLKAKEFNNMMDDPDAIVIDMRNHYESEIGHFAGAMTPDVDTFRDSLPIIHEQLKDYKDNKKLLMYCTGGIRCEKASAYFKHQGFKNVYQLEGGIIEYTRQIKAEGLESKFTGKNFVFDNRLGERITEDIIAHCHQCGKPCDIHTNCKNDGCHLLFIQCEECAEKMKGCCSDACKDIVSLPDEQQKVIRKGIRNGTMIFKKGRSKSLLFKD; this comes from the coding sequence ATGCAATTATATAATACATTAAGTGCAGACGAGAGAGCCATACTTATTGATAATGCAGGACTTCTGCGATTGACTTTGTCTTTCTATACATATGCGCATATACAGGATCCGCAAGCATTCAGAGATGAATTGTTTATTCGTTGGAATGAATTGGATGTCCTAGGGCGTATTTATGTGGCTAAGGAAGGCATCAATGCCCAGTTGTCATTACCTGCTGCTAATATGGAAGCCTTTAAGGATTTTCTGGATACATATCCGTTTATGAAAGGAATACGACTGAATGTAGCTGTGGAACATGACAACAAATCGTTTCTGAAACTCAAGATAAAAGTAAGAGATAAAATTGTGGCCGACGGGCTGAATGATGATACTTTCGATCCCACTGATATAGGCACACACCTGAAGGCAAAAGAATTTAACAACATGATGGATGATCCGGATGCTATTGTAATAGATATGCGGAACCATTATGAAAGCGAAATAGGGCATTTTGCAGGAGCTATGACTCCTGATGTGGATACATTTCGCGACTCACTGCCTATCATACACGAGCAACTGAAAGACTATAAAGACAATAAAAAGCTGTTAATGTATTGTACAGGCGGTATTCGTTGCGAGAAAGCCAGTGCGTACTTCAAGCATCAGGGATTCAAGAATGTTTATCAGCTCGAAGGCGGTATTATCGAATATACCCGTCAGATCAAAGCAGAAGGGCTGGAATCTAAGTTTACTGGAAAGAATTTTGTGTTCGACAACCGTTTGGGAGAACGTATTACTGAGGATATAATTGCTCATTGTCACCAATGTGGAAAACCATGTGATATACATACTAACTGTAAGAATGACGGATGCCACCTGCTGTTTATACAATGCGAAGAATGTGCGGAAAAAATGAAAGGTTGCTGCTCAGATGCTTGTAAGGATATTGTATCTTTGCCCGATGAACAGCAAAAGGTGATACGAAAGGGCATCAGAAATGGTACTATGATCTTTAAGAAAGGACGCTCGAAAAGCCTTTTGTTCAAAGACTAA
- a CDS encoding TolC family protein, protein MKYIIFTIALFISLTANAQEKKWTLDECMRYAIENSPKKNKQDAQNSIYHQNFLEAVGKLIPSLSANTNASFNFGRGLDSETNTYTDINSFSNNYSLYSSLVLFDGFSNINKMKMQKVNKLMGKQQLQQTKDAIAYETMEAFINVAYYMDMVKLAEQQLEESAANVKQVKRMEELGMKGVADVAELVAKEAADNYNLTRQKNLLVIGIIILKEKMNFPIEDDIEISNTVSDELITKTEETALSIFENTKSVNPKAIAAESAFQAQQLAYRAAKGSFSPTLSMEAGISTNFSRYMDGSEYSSFKDQMRDKRGHYIGFSLSIPIFSGFSRSAQVKRSKAQTVIARNERDETLRTLYSEVEQAVADMNGLADEFYQAKKQTDAMIVAHNVNQRKFTEGLISAIELHTSSNRLLQAKVDELNARLKYELKHRLVHYYKGTPFIID, encoded by the coding sequence ATGAAATATATAATCTTCACCATTGCACTCTTTATAAGTCTTACAGCCAATGCGCAGGAAAAGAAATGGACTCTGGACGAGTGTATGCGGTATGCCATAGAAAACAGCCCGAAAAAGAACAAACAAGATGCTCAAAACAGCATCTACCACCAAAATTTTCTGGAAGCTGTGGGAAAACTTATACCATCTTTGAGTGCAAATACCAATGCATCATTCAATTTTGGACGCGGACTGGATTCAGAAACAAACACATACACCGATATCAACTCTTTCAGTAACAATTACAGCCTTTACTCGTCACTTGTTTTATTCGATGGCTTTTCGAATATTAACAAGATGAAAATGCAGAAGGTGAATAAATTGATGGGTAAACAGCAATTGCAACAGACTAAAGATGCAATAGCTTACGAAACCATGGAGGCATTTATCAATGTCGCATATTATATGGATATGGTAAAACTGGCTGAACAACAACTTGAAGAAAGCGCAGCTAACGTAAAGCAAGTCAAACGAATGGAAGAGCTGGGAATGAAAGGTGTAGCTGATGTAGCCGAACTTGTGGCCAAAGAGGCCGCCGATAATTATAACCTGACACGCCAGAAAAATCTTTTGGTAATAGGCATTATTATATTGAAGGAAAAAATGAATTTTCCTATCGAAGACGATATAGAGATTAGTAATACTGTTTCAGACGAACTGATAACTAAGACTGAAGAAACTGCGCTCTCTATTTTTGAAAATACAAAGTCTGTAAATCCGAAAGCAATTGCAGCCGAATCTGCATTTCAAGCCCAACAGTTAGCCTATAGGGCTGCAAAAGGAAGCTTCTCGCCCACTCTATCGATGGAAGCCGGTATTTCTACGAATTTTTCCCGTTATATGGACGGCAGTGAATACTCTTCATTCAAAGACCAAATGAGGGACAAACGCGGGCATTACATCGGATTCTCTCTTTCTATTCCCATATTCTCAGGCTTTTCCCGCTCTGCCCAGGTAAAAAGAAGCAAAGCTCAAACAGTTATAGCACGTAACGAACGCGACGAAACCCTGCGCACACTATACAGCGAGGTAGAACAGGCTGTTGCTGACATGAACGGGCTGGCCGACGAATTTTATCAGGCAAAAAAACAGACTGATGCGATGATTGTCGCTCACAATGTAAATCAACGCAAATTTACAGAAGGATTGATAAGTGCGATAGAATTACATACAAGCTCTAACCGTTTGTTACAGGCAAAAGTAGATGAGTTGAATGCTCGACTGAAATATGAACTGAAGCATCGTCTGGTCCATTATTACAAAGGTACTCCATTTATTATCGACTAA
- a CDS encoding HlyD family efflux transporter periplasmic adaptor subunit, which yields MDIKIEKKKGIQKKHIPFIAGGVFLLAVIGWFIFGNHASKLNIEKDKVTIQESTKGMFNDYVRIPGQVQPINTIFLSAIEGGMVAEKLIEEGSEVHQGDVIIRLTNPMLSLNILDSEAQLAEKQNFLRNTQVSMEQERLSLKKEKLQLDVDVERKKRKYEQYKQLYSEKLTSKEEYLQAKEDYEFAVDGRVLVVERQKQDSLYRGIQVDQMEESLHNIRKNLILVRQRVDNLNVKAPVDGQLGVLDVEIGQTVASGERIGQISVLSDYKVEAMIDEHYIDRVKPGLDATFERQNKDFALRVRKVYPEVRDKQFKTDFVFEGERPDNIRAGQTYYINLQLGQPAEAILIPRGPFYQTTGGQWIFVVVPDGSKAVRRKITIGRQNPNYYEVTSGLEPGEKVITSAYDSYGDIQELILK from the coding sequence ATGGATATTAAAATAGAAAAGAAAAAAGGAATACAGAAAAAGCATATCCCTTTCATTGCCGGAGGTGTCTTTTTACTTGCGGTTATCGGTTGGTTCATATTTGGTAATCATGCATCAAAGTTGAATATCGAAAAAGACAAGGTTACTATACAGGAATCTACTAAAGGTATGTTCAATGATTATGTCCGTATACCGGGACAGGTGCAGCCTATCAATACTATCTTCCTGAGTGCCATAGAAGGCGGTATGGTAGCCGAGAAGCTGATAGAAGAAGGATCGGAAGTGCATCAGGGAGATGTTATAATCCGGCTGACAAACCCAATGCTAAGCCTGAACATACTCGATAGTGAAGCTCAACTGGCCGAGAAACAAAACTTTCTTCGTAATACACAGGTGTCGATGGAGCAGGAAAGGCTCAGTCTGAAAAAGGAAAAACTACAACTGGACGTGGATGTGGAACGCAAGAAGAGAAAGTATGAACAATACAAACAACTATATTCCGAAAAACTGACATCGAAAGAAGAATACCTTCAGGCTAAAGAAGATTATGAATTTGCTGTAGACGGGCGTGTATTAGTCGTTGAACGTCAGAAGCAGGATTCCTTATATCGCGGTATTCAGGTAGACCAAATGGAAGAAAGCTTACACAATATCCGTAAAAATCTGATACTGGTACGCCAACGTGTAGATAATCTGAATGTGAAAGCCCCTGTAGATGGGCAATTAGGAGTGCTGGACGTAGAAATAGGACAAACAGTCGCTTCCGGTGAACGCATAGGCCAAATCAGCGTCTTATCCGATTATAAGGTAGAAGCTATGATTGACGAACATTATATAGATAGAGTAAAACCGGGATTGGACGCCACATTTGAGCGTCAGAATAAAGACTTTGCACTGCGTGTAAGGAAAGTATATCCGGAAGTACGGGATAAACAGTTCAAAACCGATTTTGTATTCGAAGGAGAGCGTCCCGACAATATCCGTGCCGGACAAACATACTACATAAACCTTCAATTGGGCCAACCAGCCGAAGCTATATTGATACCACGGGGCCCATTCTATCAGACTACCGGTGGACAATGGATATTCGTTGTTGTGCCGGACGGTAGCAAGGCCGTAAGGCGTAAAATAACGATAGGCCGTCAAAACCCAAATTATTATGAGGTAACAAGTGGCTTGGAACCCGGTGAAAAAGTGATTACATCTGCTTATGACAGCTATGGAGATATACAAGAACTAATACTAAAATAA
- a CDS encoding peptidase E — MKRISFILISILWILNGQAQQQTEQTICVLGGDVNEKFVQYVVDLTHKSNPKICFIPTASADNQDNIKYWNFICERLSIEPYTLKVWVSSDRNAKSFEEILLNMDAIVVGGGNTLNMMGIWKAQGIDTILRKALDKGIILAGGSAGSICWFENGVSDSRPTELSIVEGLSFLPYSNCPHYTDSLKKEMYHQQIRNKQMTTGYAMDNLSAVLFKNGKFVEAVSQNDVNNSYYISLKNGKIHPEKLNSRILVNKNALPESTYKVIDIEKQVNNFPDIDNRDTPLNAYISIKYILANGQMSKLKEASSQSLQERMGDMKDAVMSEDKRNAILKNNINKVFMYNDILAGIVSKHEDFYGLWYFYKENGKWQSAGEDIGGNTILETEITFREKAKMHLAKIQ; from the coding sequence ATGAAAAGAATTTCTTTTATTCTGATTAGCATATTATGGATATTGAATGGACAAGCCCAACAGCAAACCGAGCAAACAATTTGTGTACTTGGAGGTGATGTAAATGAAAAATTTGTACAGTATGTAGTTGATTTAACGCATAAATCCAATCCGAAAATTTGTTTTATTCCAACAGCAAGTGCAGATAATCAAGATAATATTAAATATTGGAATTTCATTTGCGAGCGGCTTTCTATCGAACCTTATACGTTAAAGGTATGGGTTAGCTCTGACAGAAATGCCAAAAGTTTCGAGGAAATTCTCCTCAATATGGATGCCATAGTAGTTGGTGGAGGAAATACATTGAATATGATGGGTATATGGAAAGCACAGGGTATAGATACTATCCTGAGAAAAGCGCTGGATAAAGGGATCATTCTTGCAGGCGGGAGCGCTGGTTCTATTTGCTGGTTTGAGAATGGTGTTAGCGATTCGCGTCCTACTGAATTGAGTATAGTTGAAGGTCTTTCTTTTTTGCCTTACAGTAATTGCCCGCACTATACCGACAGTCTGAAAAAAGAGATGTATCATCAGCAAATAAGAAATAAGCAAATGACGACCGGATATGCTATGGACAATTTATCTGCTGTATTGTTTAAAAATGGGAAATTTGTTGAAGCTGTCAGCCAAAACGATGTAAATAATTCCTATTATATTAGTCTGAAAAATGGAAAAATTCACCCTGAAAAATTAAATTCACGAATATTGGTGAATAAAAATGCTTTGCCCGAATCAACATACAAAGTAATCGATATAGAAAAGCAGGTAAACAATTTTCCTGATATTGATAACCGGGATACCCCGTTGAATGCCTATATTTCCATTAAATACATTCTAGCTAATGGTCAAATGTCGAAACTCAAAGAAGCGAGTAGTCAATCGCTTCAAGAACGTATGGGAGACATGAAAGATGCGGTGATGAGTGAAGACAAAAGAAATGCAATATTGAAAAATAATATCAACAAAGTATTCATGTATAATGATATTTTAGCGGGTATTGTCAGCAAACATGAAGATTTCTACGGCTTATGGTACTTTTACAAAGAAAATGGTAAATGGCAGAGTGCCGGGGAAGATATAGGAGGAAATACAATTCTTGAGACAGAGATCACCTTCAGAGAAAAAGCAAAAATGCATTTAGCAAAAATACAATAG